From the genome of Nocardia sp. NBC_01503, one region includes:
- a CDS encoding GlsB/YeaQ/YmgE family stress response membrane protein, giving the protein MGIIAMIIIGLIAGAIARLLVPGKEDFGWIGTILLGIVGGYVGGTLGSMVFAPHKFSVHPPIEHTFLGAIVGAVIILLVYKFIRARV; this is encoded by the coding sequence ATGGGCATTATCGCCATGATCATTATCGGCCTCATCGCCGGAGCCATCGCCCGCCTCCTCGTACCTGGCAAGGAAGATTTCGGCTGGATCGGCACCATCCTGCTCGGCATTGTCGGCGGTTACGTCGGCGGCACCCTGGGCAGTATGGTCTTCGCCCCCCACAAGTTCAGCGTGCACCCGCCGATCGAGCACACCTTCCTCGGTGCCATCGTCGGCGCGGTAATCATCCTGCTGGTCTACAAGTTCATTCGCGCCCGCGTCTGA
- a CDS encoding class I SAM-dependent methyltransferase, which yields MEHGQPSRTALATAYARAYHQMADEPRLFTDPLAVRILGVEESVIAERNAAPSDAPADNADWSRRRRLFLAARARFAEETVAAAVAAGTRQVVIVGAGLDTFAYRNPFPEVRVFEVDHPDTQAWKRWRLEDSEIPIPESVTFVPVDFETRTLAEGLAAAGFDREKSAVFVWLGVIMYLTREAILSTLEYIAGQAHPSQVVFDYISPGRTESDRAEMAARAERVRAVGEPWLSYFTPEEMAEVLRTTGFAEVRDATALDILADLTGRARISKPGNQPRMVHATN from the coding sequence ATGGAGCACGGTCAACCGAGTCGAACCGCCCTGGCCACCGCGTACGCGCGGGCCTATCACCAGATGGCGGACGAACCACGACTCTTCACCGATCCGCTCGCGGTGCGCATACTCGGCGTCGAGGAGTCGGTGATCGCCGAGCGCAATGCCGCGCCGAGTGATGCCCCGGCCGACAACGCGGACTGGTCGCGCCGCCGCAGGCTGTTCCTGGCCGCCCGAGCCCGTTTCGCGGAGGAGACGGTCGCCGCCGCCGTGGCCGCGGGCACCCGCCAGGTGGTGATCGTCGGCGCGGGCCTGGACACCTTCGCCTACCGTAATCCCTTTCCCGAGGTGCGGGTATTCGAGGTCGATCACCCGGACACCCAGGCGTGGAAGCGCTGGCGGCTGGAGGACTCCGAAATCCCCATCCCGGAGTCGGTGACCTTCGTTCCCGTCGACTTCGAAACACGCACCCTGGCAGAGGGTCTGGCCGCCGCGGGCTTCGACCGTGAGAAGTCCGCCGTCTTCGTCTGGCTCGGCGTCATCATGTACCTGACGCGTGAGGCGATACTCTCGACCCTGGAATACATAGCGGGACAGGCACACCCGTCCCAGGTCGTCTTCGATTACATCTCACCCGGCCGCACCGAGTCGGACCGCGCCGAAATGGCCGCCCGCGCCGAACGCGTCCGCGCGGTGGGTGAACCGTGGCTGAGCTACTTCACCCCGGAGGAGATGGCCGAGGTACTGCGAACCACGGGTTTCGCCGAGGTCCGGGACGCCACCGCCCTGGACATCCTCGCGGACCTGACGGGCCGCGCCCGAATTTCGAAGCCCGGCAACCAACCTCGCATGGTGCACGCCACGAACTGA